A region of Alteromonadaceae bacterium 2753L.S.0a.02 DNA encodes the following proteins:
- a CDS encoding phosphoribosylaminoimidazolecarboxamide formyltransferase/IMP cyclohydrolase — protein MTNPTDLVKIRRALISVSDKTGIVEFAQTLSQQGVEILSTGGTYKLLQDSGIAATEISEYTGFPEMMSGRVKTLHPKVHGGILARRGTDDAVMAEHGINPIDMVVVNLYPFEQTIAKPDCDLATAIENIDIGGPTMVRAAAKNYNDVAIVVNAASYATVTQEMADNGGALCRDSRFDLAVQAFEHTSAYDGAIANYLGQSVGDGEEKFPRTFNLQFEKVQGMRYGENPHQGAAFYKEANNSDVSVTSATQLQGKELSYNNVADTDAALETVKQYEQPACVIVKHANPCGVALGSDILEAYEKAFATDSESAFGGIIAFNRELDEATAQAIVEKQFVEVIIAPSVTPEAVEVVKAKKNVRLLACGTWEAGFAPAYDFKRVTGGLLVQERDNGIITEADLEIVTQRKPSEEEIRDLLFAWTVAKMVKSNAIVYAKNCQTIGVGAGQMSRVNSARIASIKAEQAGFEVKGSVMASDAFFPFRDGIDNAASVGITAVIEPGGSMRDDEVIAAADEHDMAMVFTRMRHFRH, from the coding sequence ATGACCAACCCCACTGATCTCGTAAAAATCAGGCGAGCACTTATCAGTGTTTCTGACAAAACCGGCATAGTGGAATTCGCACAAACGCTCAGCCAGCAGGGCGTCGAAATTCTCTCCACCGGTGGTACCTACAAACTCCTGCAAGACAGCGGCATCGCCGCCACAGAGATTTCCGAATACACCGGCTTCCCAGAAATGATGAGCGGCCGCGTAAAAACCTTACACCCCAAAGTACACGGCGGTATTTTAGCGCGCCGAGGAACCGACGATGCCGTTATGGCCGAACACGGCATTAATCCCATCGATATGGTGGTGGTGAACCTTTACCCCTTTGAGCAGACCATTGCCAAGCCCGACTGCGACCTCGCCACCGCCATAGAAAACATTGATATTGGCGGCCCGACCATGGTGCGCGCCGCCGCCAAAAACTATAACGACGTTGCCATTGTGGTCAACGCCGCGAGCTATGCCACAGTAACCCAAGAAATGGCCGACAACGGCGGCGCACTGTGCCGCGATAGCCGTTTTGATCTTGCCGTGCAGGCCTTTGAACACACCTCCGCCTACGATGGCGCCATCGCCAACTATTTGGGGCAGAGCGTGGGCGATGGTGAAGAGAAATTCCCGCGCACTTTCAATTTGCAGTTCGAAAAGGTGCAAGGCATGCGCTACGGTGAAAACCCGCATCAGGGCGCGGCGTTTTACAAGGAAGCCAATAACAGCGATGTGAGTGTTACCAGTGCCACCCAGCTGCAGGGTAAAGAGCTGTCGTACAACAACGTTGCCGACACCGATGCCGCTCTGGAAACCGTCAAACAATATGAACAACCCGCTTGTGTCATCGTGAAGCACGCCAACCCCTGCGGCGTTGCCTTGGGCAGCGATATTCTCGAAGCCTACGAAAAAGCGTTTGCCACCGATTCTGAATCCGCCTTCGGCGGCATCATCGCCTTCAACCGCGAACTCGACGAAGCCACGGCTCAGGCGATCGTCGAAAAGCAGTTTGTGGAGGTGATTATCGCCCCCAGCGTCACCCCCGAAGCCGTAGAAGTCGTCAAAGCCAAGAAAAACGTCAGGCTATTGGCCTGCGGCACCTGGGAAGCTGGCTTTGCGCCGGCTTACGACTTCAAGCGGGTTACCGGTGGCTTGCTGGTGCAGGAACGCGATAACGGCATCATCACAGAAGCCGATCTCGAAATCGTCACCCAGCGCAAACCCAGCGAAGAGGAAATTCGCGATCTGCTGTTCGCCTGGACGGTCGCCAAAATGGTGAAATCCAACGCCATCGTGTACGCCAAAAACTGCCAGACCATCGGTGTCGGTGCCGGGCAGATGAGCCGGGTCAACTCCGCGCGCATCGCCTCCATCAAAGCCGAGCAGGCTGGCTTTGAAGTGAAGGGCTCGGTCATGGCTTCCGACGCTTTCTTCCCGTTCCGCGATGGTATCGACAACGCCGCCAGCGTTGGCATTACTGCCGTCATTGAACCCGGCGGTTCGATGCGTGACGACGAAGTCATTGCCGCGGCCGACGAGCACGATATGGCGATGGTCTTCACCCGCATGCGCCACTTCAGGCATTAA
- a CDS encoding transposase: MQAFVGIDVSKDKLDCLWLRDPELLKVKTKVLKNTPSGIESLAHWLVKTTQQPAENIIVVMEATGIYHENLAYRLYEQDFSVVVANPAQIKSYAKSLGSTHKTDKCDSLVIARYGKSHNPMLWKPEPPEIRELKALIARLEAIEKDYQREYNRREKAEITTVSEIVMSSIEQTMEYLKQEKARLESQIDDHIDRHPHLKKDRELLQTIPAVGSTLSRLMLCVIRSRRFKTAAQLAAYLGLIPKLVESGVFKGRSSLTKSGPASVRAKLYMAAVCAGQHNPDIARQKKRLLANGKNKMQALGAAMRKLVQICFGVLKNQKEYMPQVC, from the coding sequence ATGCAAGCATTTGTTGGAATTGATGTGAGTAAAGACAAACTCGATTGTCTTTGGCTGCGTGACCCGGAATTACTGAAGGTAAAAACCAAGGTGCTTAAAAACACACCGTCCGGTATTGAATCACTGGCACACTGGCTGGTTAAGACTACCCAACAACCTGCCGAGAATATTATCGTGGTTATGGAAGCGACGGGTATTTATCATGAGAATTTGGCGTATCGTCTATACGAGCAGGATTTTAGCGTCGTGGTTGCCAACCCGGCTCAAATTAAGTCCTACGCAAAAAGCCTTGGTTCGACACACAAGACTGATAAGTGCGACAGCCTAGTGATCGCCCGTTATGGAAAAAGTCATAACCCGATGCTCTGGAAGCCTGAGCCTCCGGAAATACGGGAACTCAAGGCGCTAATCGCTCGCTTGGAGGCCATAGAAAAGGATTACCAACGAGAATATAACCGCCGAGAGAAGGCGGAAATTACAACGGTATCCGAGATTGTCATGTCATCCATTGAGCAGACAATGGAATACCTTAAACAAGAAAAGGCGCGATTGGAGTCACAAATCGACGATCATATCGATCGTCACCCGCACTTGAAAAAAGACCGAGAATTATTACAAACCATTCCTGCCGTGGGTTCTACGCTATCGCGTCTAATGCTGTGTGTGATTCGAAGTAGACGCTTTAAAACTGCAGCTCAACTCGCCGCCTATTTGGGGCTCATACCTAAGTTGGTTGAATCTGGTGTATTCAAAGGCCGAAGCTCGCTAACAAAATCTGGGCCGGCTTCAGTGCGGGCGAAATTGTATATGGCAGCGGTCTGTGCGGGACAACATAACCCGGATATAGCGCGCCAGAAAAAGCGATTATTGGCTAACGGAAAGAACAAAATGCAAGCGCTGGGCGCAGCAATGAGAAAGCTGGTGCAGATTTGTTTTGGGGTCTTAAAAAACCAAAAAGAATACATGCCGCAAGTGTGTTAA
- a CDS encoding phosphoribosylamine--glycine ligase: protein MKILIIGSGGREHALAWKAAQSEQVEKVYVAPGNAGTATENKMENVAIDVMAFDELLAFATSNAIDLTIVGPEAPLVEGVVDTFSAAGLACFGPTQGAAQLEGSKSFTKDFLARHNIPSAEYQTFTDEAAALAYLREKGAPIVVKADGLAAGKGVIVAEDLATAESAVKDMLSGNAFGEAGCRVVIEEFLSGEEASFIVIADGEHVLPMATSQDHKRAGDGDTGLNTGGMGAYSPAPVVTDDVYQRIMDEVIMPTIRGMAAEGNSYTGFLYAGLMIGADGSPKVIEYNCRFGDPETQPIMLRLQSDLVALCQAALDKTLAQLSTEWDERPAVGVVLAAGGYPGSYQKGHEISGLGIGESATAKVFHAGTQLQDGKVLTNGGRVLCATALGNSVTEAQKNAYALAKNINWKDVMMRSDIAYRAIAREAQS from the coding sequence ATGAAAATACTCATTATTGGCTCGGGTGGGCGAGAGCATGCTTTGGCCTGGAAAGCGGCGCAAAGCGAGCAGGTAGAAAAAGTTTACGTCGCACCCGGCAACGCCGGTACCGCCACAGAAAATAAAATGGAAAACGTCGCCATCGATGTTATGGCGTTTGATGAGCTGCTCGCCTTTGCAACAAGCAACGCGATAGACCTCACCATAGTTGGCCCTGAAGCGCCCCTGGTCGAAGGCGTGGTCGACACATTCAGCGCCGCCGGCCTGGCCTGTTTCGGCCCCACTCAGGGCGCGGCGCAACTGGAAGGCTCCAAATCGTTTACCAAAGACTTTTTGGCCCGCCACAATATTCCCAGCGCCGAATACCAAACCTTTACCGACGAAGCCGCAGCCCTCGCCTACCTGCGCGAAAAAGGCGCCCCCATCGTGGTGAAAGCTGATGGCCTGGCGGCCGGAAAAGGCGTGATTGTCGCAGAAGATCTCGCCACTGCCGAAAGTGCCGTAAAAGACATGCTCTCGGGCAATGCCTTCGGTGAAGCCGGCTGCCGCGTGGTCATCGAAGAATTTTTAAGCGGTGAAGAAGCCAGCTTTATCGTTATCGCCGATGGCGAACATGTGCTTCCCATGGCCACCAGCCAGGATCACAAACGTGCCGGCGACGGCGATACCGGTTTGAACACCGGCGGTATGGGCGCGTATTCACCGGCACCGGTAGTCACTGATGACGTCTACCAACGCATCATGGATGAGGTGATTATGCCCACCATTCGCGGCATGGCAGCCGAAGGCAACAGTTACACAGGCTTCCTCTACGCGGGCCTGATGATTGGCGCCGATGGCAGCCCCAAAGTGATTGAATACAACTGCCGTTTTGGCGACCCCGAAACCCAGCCCATTATGCTGCGTCTGCAATCCGATTTAGTGGCGCTGTGCCAGGCGGCACTCGATAAAACTCTGGCACAACTCAGCACCGAATGGGACGAGCGCCCCGCGGTGGGCGTGGTACTCGCTGCCGGCGGCTACCCCGGCAGCTACCAGAAAGGTCATGAAATCAGCGGGCTCGGTATCGGCGAGTCGGCCACGGCGAAAGTTTTCCACGCCGGTACGCAATTGCAGGATGGCAAAGTGCTCACCAACGGCGGCCGGGTACTGTGTGCCACCGCACTCGGAAACAGCGTGACAGAGGCCCAGAAAAACGCCTACGCACTGGCAAAAAATATCAACTGGAAAGACGTAATGATGCGCAGCGATATCGCCTATCGCGCGATTGCGCGAGAAGCGCAGAGTTAA
- a CDS encoding tRNA-dihydrouridine synthase B → MRLFIARLAVEKYKPFFGENRLFHIGNHTIRSRCLLAPMAGVTDAPFRRLCRVQGAGLATSEMVTSDVRMWQSRKTQSRLAALQHEAEPVSVQIAGSDPQMLAEAAQQAVVQGAQIVDINMGCPAKKVCKKAAGSALLRDTALVSDITQAVVDAVSVPVTLKIRTGWDAQQRNALEIARIAEDNGIQALAVHGRTRACRFDGSAEYDTIAQVVSSVAIPVIANGDIDSPQKAYQVLQHTGAAAVMIGRAALGNPWLFRQIEHFLDHGEAGELPATSEVQKTMERHLCDLTTFYGEEKGVRIARKHVRWYLQGYPNAATFLKQFNSLITLQSQLTAVSAFIERSQTHEEYAA, encoded by the coding sequence ATGCGTTTATTTATAGCTCGCTTAGCCGTCGAGAAATACAAGCCATTCTTTGGGGAGAATCGTTTGTTCCATATTGGAAACCACACAATACGCAGCCGCTGCCTGTTAGCACCCATGGCTGGCGTGACTGACGCACCCTTTCGACGTTTGTGCCGCGTGCAGGGCGCTGGCTTGGCGACCTCTGAAATGGTCACCAGCGATGTGCGTATGTGGCAGAGCCGTAAAACCCAATCCCGCCTTGCAGCTTTGCAACACGAAGCCGAACCGGTGAGTGTGCAAATTGCCGGCAGCGACCCGCAAATGCTGGCCGAAGCCGCGCAGCAGGCCGTCGTCCAGGGGGCTCAAATTGTCGATATCAATATGGGTTGCCCTGCCAAGAAAGTGTGCAAAAAAGCCGCGGGCTCAGCGCTGTTGCGCGATACAGCACTGGTGAGTGATATAACCCAAGCGGTTGTGGATGCGGTTTCTGTGCCGGTAACGCTCAAAATACGTACAGGGTGGGACGCACAACAGCGCAACGCCCTTGAAATTGCCCGAATTGCCGAAGACAACGGCATTCAGGCTCTCGCTGTTCACGGTCGTACCCGCGCCTGCCGTTTCGATGGCAGCGCAGAGTACGATACCATCGCTCAAGTTGTGAGCAGCGTCGCTATTCCAGTAATAGCCAACGGCGATATTGATTCGCCTCAAAAAGCCTATCAGGTATTGCAACATACAGGGGCCGCTGCTGTTATGATTGGCCGCGCAGCTCTCGGCAACCCCTGGTTGTTCCGGCAAATTGAGCATTTTCTGGATCACGGTGAAGCAGGGGAACTACCCGCCACTTCTGAGGTTCAAAAAACCATGGAACGGCATCTCTGCGATTTAACCACCTTCTATGGGGAAGAAAAAGGCGTTCGCATTGCACGTAAGCACGTGCGCTGGTACCTACAGGGCTACCCGAACGCAGCCACTTTCCTTAAACAATTTAATTCGTTAATCACTCTTCAATCACAACTAACTGCCGTTTCAGCTTTTATTGAACGGTCACAAACACATGAGGAATATGCAGCATGA
- a CDS encoding putative transposase, with protein sequence MTEYRRSYAAGGTYFFTWVSHQRRPIFIDESAVNALRNAVRDIRSNAPFDIDAWVVLPNHIHCVWTLPRGDANYSKRIGQIKSRFNFYAGSRFNNPEINSASRRKKSESTIWQRRFWEHQIRNDLDFQRHVDYVHFNPVKHGVVKRVAEWPYSTFHKYCERGIYARDWAGEGVPDGDGFGE encoded by the coding sequence ATGACTGAATATCGCAGATCCTACGCGGCAGGGGGCACCTATTTTTTCACCTGGGTAAGCCACCAACGACGCCCAATTTTTATCGACGAATCGGCAGTAAACGCATTGCGAAATGCGGTTCGCGATATTCGATCAAACGCGCCCTTCGACATCGACGCTTGGGTGGTGCTGCCAAACCATATTCACTGTGTTTGGACATTGCCACGCGGTGATGCAAATTATTCGAAACGTATCGGTCAAATTAAATCCCGTTTTAATTTTTACGCAGGTTCGAGATTTAATAACCCTGAAATAAATTCGGCATCACGTCGTAAAAAAAGTGAATCCACAATTTGGCAAAGGCGTTTTTGGGAACATCAAATTCGTAATGATCTGGATTTTCAAAGGCATGTGGATTACGTGCATTTTAATCCTGTGAAACATGGGGTGGTGAAGCGCGTAGCCGAGTGGCCTTATTCGACATTTCACAAATATTGTGAGCGGGGTATTTACGCCCGCGATTGGGCGGGTGAGGGGGTACCGGATGGTGATGGGTTTGGTGAATGA
- a CDS encoding Fis family transcriptional regulator: MNTADTLVREGAREISQSVNGDGYQNTQEPSLRDCVEKAVSNYFQHLEGQDVTDVYDMVLAEVEAPMLEVVMKYTRHNQTRAAHVLGLNRGTLRKKLKQYGLL; this comes from the coding sequence ATGAACACAGCGGATACGCTAGTAAGAGAAGGCGCTCGTGAAATTAGCCAGTCGGTCAATGGGGATGGCTATCAGAACACTCAAGAGCCTTCCCTCAGGGATTGCGTAGAAAAAGCCGTTTCTAACTACTTCCAACACTTAGAGGGACAGGACGTTACCGACGTGTACGACATGGTTCTGGCTGAAGTTGAAGCGCCTATGCTCGAAGTCGTTATGAAGTACACCCGTCACAACCAAACACGTGCTGCCCACGTTCTCGGTTTGAACCGTGGCACGCTTCGCAAGAAACTCAAGCAATACGGTTTACTTTAA
- a CDS encoding reprolysin-like metallo-peptidase family M12B — MKRVIQFVLSMVLVAGVCLKANAQSPVATIDVLVAYTPGTVAYYGDDPESRFNHLFAVTNKIFADSQINLQLRLVHSVFVDYTDDNDGGTALHDLTYAGDPAFAKIAALREQYQADMVILYRPYAEIHGGCGVAWIGGEGTNADFSGYYNRDYQYSHIAVNGCGDFVTAHELGHNLGLRHSRVQDGTGGTTDYALGHGEMGEFTTIMAYQSAYDVDYWAGKVYKYSNPQLDCRGLPCGVDRNEPMGADAHFVLNLTGPQVAQFYNAENQALSGELQSAYQQMQDAKADYQKALADFNESAASLEALAEQKDLTRNKIVAFKKATTQHVQDYEGVIQQFKLAVQLVTQSRNRLSQSAAVLQAAKDPESEKRAKQNLQRVVENFERFNGAAYQVYQELERQVITLNQGKQSLATALQQLQTLAERWLQQNQTHSEYQGVLQAAEQKWNHFNARYKTLLSAAGLSAYPQS; from the coding sequence GTGAAGCGTGTAATCCAGTTTGTACTCAGTATGGTGCTGGTAGCGGGAGTGTGCCTGAAGGCGAATGCCCAGTCGCCAGTGGCGACCATCGATGTTTTGGTGGCCTACACTCCGGGAACCGTGGCCTATTATGGCGACGACCCCGAAAGCCGCTTTAACCACCTGTTCGCCGTCACCAATAAAATTTTTGCAGACAGCCAGATCAATTTACAGTTGCGCCTGGTGCATTCGGTGTTTGTGGATTACACCGATGACAACGATGGCGGCACCGCGCTGCACGACCTCACCTACGCCGGCGACCCGGCCTTTGCCAAGATCGCGGCCTTACGCGAGCAATATCAGGCCGATATGGTGATTCTGTATCGACCCTACGCGGAAATTCACGGCGGTTGCGGCGTTGCCTGGATAGGCGGCGAGGGCACAAACGCGGATTTCTCCGGGTATTACAACCGTGATTACCAATACAGTCATATTGCGGTGAACGGTTGCGGCGATTTTGTAACGGCGCACGAACTGGGCCACAACCTGGGTTTGCGGCATTCGCGGGTGCAGGACGGCACCGGTGGCACCACCGATTACGCCTTGGGCCATGGTGAAATGGGCGAGTTCACCACCATAATGGCGTACCAGTCTGCCTATGATGTGGATTACTGGGCGGGCAAGGTTTACAAATATTCCAACCCACAGCTCGATTGCCGCGGTCTGCCCTGCGGTGTGGATCGCAATGAACCTATGGGTGCGGACGCGCATTTTGTGCTGAATCTTACCGGGCCGCAGGTGGCTCAGTTTTACAACGCAGAGAATCAAGCCCTCAGCGGCGAGCTGCAGAGCGCCTATCAGCAAATGCAGGACGCCAAAGCCGACTACCAGAAAGCCCTGGCGGATTTTAACGAGAGTGCGGCGAGCCTGGAGGCGCTGGCTGAACAAAAAGACCTTACCCGCAATAAGATTGTCGCCTTCAAAAAAGCCACCACGCAGCACGTGCAAGACTACGAAGGTGTTATTCAGCAATTTAAGCTGGCGGTACAACTGGTCACCCAGAGTCGCAATCGTCTGTCACAAAGTGCGGCTGTGTTGCAGGCTGCGAAAGACCCTGAATCTGAGAAGCGCGCCAAACAAAATCTGCAGCGTGTGGTTGAGAATTTCGAGCGTTTCAACGGTGCGGCCTATCAGGTGTACCAAGAGCTCGAGCGCCAGGTAATTACCCTAAACCAGGGCAAGCAGTCGCTGGCAACTGCGCTTCAACAATTGCAGACGCTGGCAGAGCGCTGGTTGCAACAAAACCAAACGCATAGCGAATACCAGGGCGTTTTGCAGGCGGCTGAACAAAAATGGAATCACTTTAATGCGCGTTACAAGACGCTGTTGAGCGCAGCGGGTTTATCGGCTTACCCGCAGTCTTAA